In Gossypium arboreum isolate Shixiya-1 chromosome 5, ASM2569848v2, whole genome shotgun sequence, a single genomic region encodes these proteins:
- the LOC108453098 gene encoding 1-phosphatidylinositol-3-phosphate 5-kinase FAB1A isoform X2 encodes MGTSDDKQSDHVDTKSWIPRSELLNVSRDFWMPDQSCRVCYECDSQFTIFNRRHHCRLCGRVFCAKCTANSVPVPSDEPRAGREDSERIRVCNYCFKQWEQGIAVDNNGTKTPSPDLSPSPSAASLASTKSSCTYNSGSSFVGSTPYATGPYYRVNCNSGLSHCESSQMNGAEQNSETSGMSTDQSSALVDSYSNRFDFCSNRSDDEDDDYGAYRSDSESKHYAHAEEYYGAINIDEYGRVYGSDKVHPDAVNIDAKSLSGSPLAKNFDTSVDEIKKFEEENEQENADEGEAPAYDVDGTDAEPVDFENNWLLWLPPEPADGEDEREAALFDDDDEDEGATGEWGYLRSNSFGTGERSRDKSVEEHRRAMKNVVEGHFRALVSQLLQVENLPVRDDDGRENWLDIITSLSWEAATLLKPDTSKGGGMDPGGYVKVKCIASGRPSESAVVKGVVCKKNVAHRRMTSKIEKPRFLILGGALEYQRISNHLSSFDTLLQQEMDHLKMAVAKIGAHHPNVLLVEKSVSRYAQDYLLAKDISLVLNIKRPLLERIARCTGAQIVPSIDHLTSPKLGYCDVFHVEKFFEEHGSAGQGGKRLTKTLMFFEGCPKPLGYTILLKGANGDELKKVKHVVQYGVFAAYHLALETSFLADEGATLPELPLKSPITVALPDKPSSIDRSISIVPGFTIPSSRKPMASQSINELQKSNKGVVSDGPSFANNLQGGKSTEANLSCLSKGPQTVSNSKESVFDSVEDVSSLNSQSASRMETSSCDYVPSSNLAFCKVGVDPKESVKRKTTSSGEDLTDDPGMASSKQEPINNNEEAGSSKDEFSPSPSDHQSILVSLSTRCVLKGTVCERSHLFRIKYYGSFDKPLGRFLQDHLFDQSSRCRSCEMPSEAHVHCYTHRQGSLTISVKKLPDPPLPGEREDKIWMWHRCLRCPRTNGFPPATRRVVMSDAAWGLSFGKFLELSFSNHAAASRVASCGHSLHRDCLRFYGFGRMVACFRYASIDVHSVYLPPSKLEFNHDNQEWIQSEANEVSNRAEFLFSEVYNALQKFSEKLLGSESNNCGIKAPERRSCIEELEAIFQKDRKEFQDSLQEVLCKEVKVGQPVIDILEVNKLRRKMLFLSYIWDQRLIHAYSSLNNNIQEVISSPTPKLGLKPTSSVEKLVEMNVSPKPTKVISGCSSALVENKPDINMNQVGNTDEISKPGGSQKEKHMDQNFDNRKEAESSLSSSANSSQKSDSVESERVKRGVLSEGEFPSMENLSDTLEAAWTGETHPGSVLPKENGCSVPDSAVADMSAAVSSDPGNRASGRGEMEVARSPQSDLPTKGLESMEKPMSWESMPFPNFHDSFNKNSSFNVQKLNVSEHNPVYISSFRELEKQSGPRLLLPVGVNETVVPVYDDEPASIIAYALVSSDYHSQISELERRKDAVDSAVSSSLFDSINLLSLNSFSDISDTYRSFGSGDDSILSLSGSQISLVSDPLLYTKDLHARVSFTDDGPLGKVKYSVTCYYAKRFESLRRTCCPSELDFIRSLSRCKKWDAQGGKSKVFFAKTLDDRFIIKQVTKTELESFVKFGPAYFKYLSDSINTRSPTCLAKILGIYQVSSKHLKGGKESKMDVLVMENLLFRRKVTRLYDLKGSSRSRYNPDTSGSNKVLLDQNLIEAMPTSPIFVGSKAKRLLERAVWNDTSFLALVDVMDYSLLVGVDEEKHELVLGIIDFMRQYTWDKHLETWVKTSGILGGQNAPPTVISPQQYKKRFRKAMTAYFLMVPDQWSPPTIAPSGSQTDLCEENTQGGNSVE; translated from the exons ATGGGCACGTCTGACGACAAACAATCTGACCATGTTGACACTAAGTCGTGGATCCCTAGGAGTGAGCTTCTGAATGTGTCAAGGGATTTTTGGATGCCCGATCAGAGTTGTAGGGTATGCTACGAGTGTGACTCCCAATTTACAATATTTAATCGTAGGCATCATTGTCGACTTTGTGGCCGTGTTTTCTGTGCCAAGTGTACAGCAAACTCAGTTCCTGTCCCATCTGATGAGCCAAGAGCTGGTCGTGAAGATTCAGAAAGGATTAGGGTATGTAATTACTGCTTCAAGCAATGGGAGCAGGGAATAGCAGTTGACAATAATGGGACCAAAACACCTAGTCCTGATCTCAGTCCATCTCCATCAGCAGCAAGCTTGGCCAGTACCAAGTCCAGCTGCACCTATAATAGTGGTAGCAGCTTTGTTGGTTCTACACCATATGCAACCGGACCTTACTATCGCGTGAATTGTAATTCTGGTCTTAGCCATTGTGAATCTTCCCAAATGAATGGTGCTGAGCAAAACAGTGAGACATCTGGGATGAGCACAGATCAAAGTTCAGCCTTAGTAGATTCTTATTCAAACCGTTTTGACTTTTGTAGTAACAG GAGTGATGACGAAGATGATGATTATGGTGCATATCGTTCAGATTCAGAATCAAAGCATTATGCTCATGCTGAAGAGTATTATGGTGCAATCAATATTGACGAATATGGCCGTGTTTATGGATCAGATAAAGTGCATCCTGATGCGGTGAACATTGATGCGAAATCTTTGAGTGGTTCACCATTAGCTAAGAATTTTGATACAAGTGTGGATGAAATCAAGaaatttgaagaagaaaatgagCAAGAGAATGCTGATGAGGGTGAAGCTCCTGCTTATGATGTGGATGGTACTGATGCTGAGCCTGTGGATTTTGAGAACAATTGGCTACTGTGGCTCCCTCCAGAGCCTGCGGATGGGGAGGATGAGAGGGAAGCTGCTCTATTTGATGATGACGACGAGGATGAGGGTGCTACAGGAGAGTGGGGATATTTACGTTCAAATAGCTTTGGCACCGGGGAACGTAGCAGGGATAAGTCTGTTGAGGAGCACAGGCGAGCCATGAAAAATGTTGTAGAAGGGCATTTTCGAGCTTTGGTCTCTCAGCTTTTGCAGGTTGAAAACCTTCCCGTACGGGATGATGATGGCAGAGAGAATTGGTTGGATATAATCACGTCTTTGTCATGGGAAGCTGCAACACTTCTGAAGCCAGATACAAGCAAGGGAGGAGGAATGGATCCTGGAGGATATGTGAAAGTTAAATGCATAGCTTCCGGGCGTCCAAGTGAAAG TGCTGTGGTTAAAGGAGTTGTTTGTAAGAAAAATGTAGCTCATCGACGAATGACTTCGAAAATAGAAAAACCTCGTTTTCTAATTCTTGGAGGAGCTTTGGAATATCAGCGTATTTCTAACCACTTGTCCAGTTTTGATACATTGTTGCAGCAG GAAATGGACCATTTGAAGATGGCAGTTGCTAAAATTGGTGCACATCATCCTAATGTTCTTTTGGTGGAGAAATCCGTGTCCCGTTATGCTCAAGATTACCTTCTTGCCAAAGATATTTCACTTGTTCTCAACATTAAGAGGCCACTCTTAGAGCGTATAGCCCGCTGCACTGGTGCCCAAATTGTTCCATCCATTGATCATCTAACATCGCCAAAGTTGGGTTATTGTGATGTGTTCCACGTGGAGAAATTTTTTGAGGAGCATGGAAGTGCCGGGCAAGGTGGAAAAAGATTGACAAAGACTCTGATGTTTTTTGAGGGTTGCCCGAAGCCTCTGGGTTATACA ATTTTACTCAAGGGTGCCAATGGAGATGAACTGAAAAAGGTGAAACATGTTGTCCAATATGGAGTTTTTGCAGCTTATCACTTGGCTCTTGAGACATCATTTCTAGCTGATGAAGGTGCCACGCTTCCAGAGCTCCCTTTAAAGTCTCCTATAACTGTTGCCTTACCCGATAAACCATCAAGTATTGACAGGTCTATTTCCATTGTACCTGGCTTTACCATCCCATCCTCCAGGAAGCCGATGGCTTCTCAATCTATTAATGAATTGCAGAAATCCAACAAAGGCGTTGTCTCAGATGGTCCATCATTTGCCAACAATTTACAAGGGGGCAAATCTACAGAGGCCAATTTATCTTGCTTGTCCAAAGGTCCTCAGACTGTGTCAAACTCCAAGGAATCTGTTTTTGACTCTGTTGAAGATGTTTCTTCCTTGAATTCACAATCTGCTTCAAGGATGGAAACCTCTTCTTGTGACTATGTTCCCTCATCAAATCTTGCATTTTGCAAGGTTGGAGTTGACCCTAAAGAATCTGTAAAAAGAAAAACAACTAGCAGTGGAGAAGATTTAACAG ATGACCCAGGGATGGCATCCTCAAAACAAGAGCCTATTAACAATAATGAAGAGGCAGGGTCCTCGAAGGATGAGTTTAGTCCATCACCTTCAGACCACCAGAGCATTTTGGTGTCGTTATCAACACGTTGTGTGTTGAAGGGCACTGTGTGTGAACGGTCTCATCTCTTCCGGATCAAATACTATGGGAGCTTTGATAAGCCTTTGGGGCGATTTTTACAAGATCATCTATTTGATCAg AGCTCCCGTTGTCGATCATGTGAGATGCCATCTGAGGCACATGTTCATTGTTATACTCATCGGCAAGGTAGCCTGACAATATCTGTTAAGAAACTACCAGATCCTCCCTTACCAGGAGAACGGGAAGACAAGATTTGGATGTGGCATAGGTGCTTGCGATGCCCTCGGACCAATGGATTCCCTCCAGCCACAAGAAGAGTTGTAATGTCTGATGCTGCTTGGGGCTTATCCTTCGGGAAATTTTTGGAGCTTAGCTTTTCTAACCATGCAGCTGCTAGCAGAGTTGCAAGCTGTGGTCATTCCCTTCACAGAGATTGTCTTCGATTTTATGG ATTCGGGAGAATGGTTGCTTGTTTTCGATATGCTTCCATTGATGTCCATTCTGTTTATCTTCCACCTTCAAAACTGGAATTTAATCATGATAATCAGGAGTGGATACAAAGTGAAGCAAATGAG GTGAGTAACAGGGCAGAATTCCTTTTTAGTGAAGTGTACAATGCTCTTCAAAAGTTTTCAGAGAAATTATTAGGTTCAGAGTCCAATAATTGTGGCATAAAGGCACCTGAAAGAAGAAGCTGCATCGAAGAACTGGAAGCaattttccaaaaagatagaaaaGAATTTCAG GATTCTTTACAGGAAGTGCTTTGTAAGGAAGTGAAAGTTGGCCAACCTGTTATTGACATTCTTGAGGTCAATAAGTTGCGCAGGAAAATGCTCTTTCTTTCTTATATTTGGGACCAACGTCTGATACATGCATATAGTTCACTTAACAATAATATCCAGGAAGTTATAAGCAGTCCCACCCCAAAGCTTGGACTGAAGCCTACGAGTTCTGTGGAGAAGCTTGTTGAGATGAATGTTAGTCCCAAGCCAACTAAAGTCATTAGTGGCTGCAGCTCTGCCCTAGTTGAGAACAAGCCTGATATAAACATGAATCAAGTAGGCAATACTGATGAAATTAGCAAGCCAGGTGGCAGTCAGAAAGAAAAACACATGGACCAGAACTTCGATAACAGGAAGGAGGCCGAATCATCTCTTTCTTCTAGTGCAAATAGCAGCCAGAAATCTGATTCTGTGGAGTCTGAAAGAGTTAAAAGAGGAGTCCTGTCAGAAGGGGAATTTCCAAGTATGGAAAATTTATCTGACACCCTTGAGGCAGCATGGACTGGTGAAACTCATCCAGGTAGCGTACTTCCTAAGGAGAATGGTTGCAGTGTTCCTGATTCAGCTGTGGCGGATATGTCAGCTGCAGTAAGTTCAGATCCAGGAAATCGTGCTAGTGGTCGTGGTGAAATGGAAGTGGCACGTTCTCCTCAGTCTGATCTGCCTACTAAAGGACTTGAAAGTATGGAGAAGCCTATGAGCTGGGAAAGCATGCCATTTCCAAATTTTCATGACTCATTTAATAAGAATTCTTCATTCAATGTTCAAAAACTCAATGTCAGTGAGCATAATCCAGTCTATATCTCATCATTTAGGGAGTTGGAAAAGCAAAGTGGTCCCAGGTTGCTACTTCCTGTTGGTGTTAATGAGACAGTCGTGCCTGTTTATGATGATGAGCCTGCTAGTATTATAGCCTATGCACTTGTCTCATCAGATTACCATTCACAGATCTCTGAGCTGGAGAGACGAAAAGATGCTGTTGATTCTGCAGTTTCGTCATCACTTTTTGATTCAATAAACCTGCTCTCACTTAATTCTTTTAGTGACATATCTGATACTTACAGAAGCTTTGGTTCTGGTGATGATAGTATACTGTCTTTGTCTGGGTCACAAATCTCCCTGGTTTCTGACCCCCTCTTGTACACAAAGGATTTGCATGCCAGAGTTTCTTTTACCGATGATGGTCCCCTTGGGAAGGTGAAGTACTCAGTAACTTGTTACTACGCAAAGCGGTTTGAGAGCTTGAGGAGGACTTGCTGCCCTTCTGAGCTGGATTTTATACGGTCTCTCAGTCGTTGTAAGAAGTGGGACGCCCAAGGCGGCAAGAGCAAAGTCTTCTTTGCAAAAACTTTAGATGACCGATTTATCATCAAACAGGTTACAAAGACAGAACTAGAATCATTCGTCAAGTTTGGACCAGCTTATTTCAAGTATTTGTCTGATTCAATCAATACAAGAAGCCCAACTTGCCTGGCAAAGATTTTGGGCATATACCAG GTTTCATCAAAGCACCTTAAAGGAGGGAAGGAATCAAAAATGGATGTTTTGGTGATGGAAAATCTTCTCTTCAGGCGTAAGGTTACAAGGCTTTATGACCTTAAAGGATCTTCACGATCAAGGTATAATCCTGATACAAGTGGCAGTAACAAAGTTCTTCTGGATCAAAATTTGATTGAAGCAATGCCGACTTCTCCAATTTTTGTTGGAAGCAAAGCGAAGCGGTTGTTGGAGAGGGCTGTCTGGAATGACACTTCCTTTCTTGCT TTAGTTGATGTAATGGACTATTCATTACTAGTTGGGGTGGACGAGGAAAAACATGAGCTTGTTCTTGGAATAATTGATTTCATGAGGCAATACACATGGGACAAGCACCTTGAAACTTGGGTGAAGACGTCAGGCATTCTTGGCGGGCAAAACGCACCTCCAACAGTGATCTCGCCCCAACAGTACAAGAAAAGATTCAGAAAAGCTATGACTGCTTATTTTCTCATGGTGCCAGACCAGTGGTCTCCTCCGACAATTGCTCCTAGTGGGTCACAGACAGACCTTTGTGAAGAAAATACTCAAGGTGGTAACTCTGTTGAATGA
- the LOC108453098 gene encoding 1-phosphatidylinositol-3-phosphate 5-kinase FAB1A isoform X1 produces MGTSDDKQSDHVDTKSWIPRSELLNVSRDFWMPDQSCRVCYECDSQFTIFNRRHHCRLCGRVFCAKCTANSVPVPSDEPRAGREDSERIRVCNYCFKQWEQGIAVDNNGTKTPSPDLSPSPSAASLASTKSSCTYNSGSSFVGSTPYATGPYYRVNCNSGLSHCESSQMNGAEQNSETSGMSTDQSSALVDSYSNRFDFCSNRSDDEDDDYGAYRSDSESKHYAHAEEYYGAINIDEYGRVYGSDKVHPDAVNIDAKSLSGSPLAKNFDTSVDEIKKFEEENEQENADEGEAPAYDVDGTDAEPVDFENNWLLWLPPEPADGEDEREAALFDDDDEDEGATGEWGYLRSNSFGTGERSRDKSVEEHRRAMKNVVEGHFRALVSQLLQVENLPVRDDDGRENWLDIITSLSWEAATLLKPDTSKGGGMDPGGYVKVKCIASGRPSESAVVKGVVCKKNVAHRRMTSKIEKPRFLILGGALEYQRISNHLSSFDTLLQQEMDHLKMAVAKIGAHHPNVLLVEKSVSRYAQDYLLAKDISLVLNIKRPLLERIARCTGAQIVPSIDHLTSPKLGYCDVFHVEKFFEEHGSAGQGGKRLTKTLMFFEGCPKPLGYTILLKGANGDELKKVKHVVQYGVFAAYHLALETSFLADEGATLPELPLKSPITVALPDKPSSIDRSISIVPGFTIPSSRKPMASQSINELQKSNKGVVSDGPSFANNLQGGKSTEANLSCLSKGPQTVSNSKESVFDSVEDVSSLNSQSASRMETSSCDYVPSSNLAFCKVGVDPKESVKRKTTSSGEDLTGNQFISLSQKLSEAPQQRGGSHHADCALLAAFHLDDPGMASSKQEPINNNEEAGSSKDEFSPSPSDHQSILVSLSTRCVLKGTVCERSHLFRIKYYGSFDKPLGRFLQDHLFDQSSRCRSCEMPSEAHVHCYTHRQGSLTISVKKLPDPPLPGEREDKIWMWHRCLRCPRTNGFPPATRRVVMSDAAWGLSFGKFLELSFSNHAAASRVASCGHSLHRDCLRFYGFGRMVACFRYASIDVHSVYLPPSKLEFNHDNQEWIQSEANEVSNRAEFLFSEVYNALQKFSEKLLGSESNNCGIKAPERRSCIEELEAIFQKDRKEFQDSLQEVLCKEVKVGQPVIDILEVNKLRRKMLFLSYIWDQRLIHAYSSLNNNIQEVISSPTPKLGLKPTSSVEKLVEMNVSPKPTKVISGCSSALVENKPDINMNQVGNTDEISKPGGSQKEKHMDQNFDNRKEAESSLSSSANSSQKSDSVESERVKRGVLSEGEFPSMENLSDTLEAAWTGETHPGSVLPKENGCSVPDSAVADMSAAVSSDPGNRASGRGEMEVARSPQSDLPTKGLESMEKPMSWESMPFPNFHDSFNKNSSFNVQKLNVSEHNPVYISSFRELEKQSGPRLLLPVGVNETVVPVYDDEPASIIAYALVSSDYHSQISELERRKDAVDSAVSSSLFDSINLLSLNSFSDISDTYRSFGSGDDSILSLSGSQISLVSDPLLYTKDLHARVSFTDDGPLGKVKYSVTCYYAKRFESLRRTCCPSELDFIRSLSRCKKWDAQGGKSKVFFAKTLDDRFIIKQVTKTELESFVKFGPAYFKYLSDSINTRSPTCLAKILGIYQVSSKHLKGGKESKMDVLVMENLLFRRKVTRLYDLKGSSRSRYNPDTSGSNKVLLDQNLIEAMPTSPIFVGSKAKRLLERAVWNDTSFLALVDVMDYSLLVGVDEEKHELVLGIIDFMRQYTWDKHLETWVKTSGILGGQNAPPTVISPQQYKKRFRKAMTAYFLMVPDQWSPPTIAPSGSQTDLCEENTQGGNSVE; encoded by the exons ATGGGCACGTCTGACGACAAACAATCTGACCATGTTGACACTAAGTCGTGGATCCCTAGGAGTGAGCTTCTGAATGTGTCAAGGGATTTTTGGATGCCCGATCAGAGTTGTAGGGTATGCTACGAGTGTGACTCCCAATTTACAATATTTAATCGTAGGCATCATTGTCGACTTTGTGGCCGTGTTTTCTGTGCCAAGTGTACAGCAAACTCAGTTCCTGTCCCATCTGATGAGCCAAGAGCTGGTCGTGAAGATTCAGAAAGGATTAGGGTATGTAATTACTGCTTCAAGCAATGGGAGCAGGGAATAGCAGTTGACAATAATGGGACCAAAACACCTAGTCCTGATCTCAGTCCATCTCCATCAGCAGCAAGCTTGGCCAGTACCAAGTCCAGCTGCACCTATAATAGTGGTAGCAGCTTTGTTGGTTCTACACCATATGCAACCGGACCTTACTATCGCGTGAATTGTAATTCTGGTCTTAGCCATTGTGAATCTTCCCAAATGAATGGTGCTGAGCAAAACAGTGAGACATCTGGGATGAGCACAGATCAAAGTTCAGCCTTAGTAGATTCTTATTCAAACCGTTTTGACTTTTGTAGTAACAG GAGTGATGACGAAGATGATGATTATGGTGCATATCGTTCAGATTCAGAATCAAAGCATTATGCTCATGCTGAAGAGTATTATGGTGCAATCAATATTGACGAATATGGCCGTGTTTATGGATCAGATAAAGTGCATCCTGATGCGGTGAACATTGATGCGAAATCTTTGAGTGGTTCACCATTAGCTAAGAATTTTGATACAAGTGTGGATGAAATCAAGaaatttgaagaagaaaatgagCAAGAGAATGCTGATGAGGGTGAAGCTCCTGCTTATGATGTGGATGGTACTGATGCTGAGCCTGTGGATTTTGAGAACAATTGGCTACTGTGGCTCCCTCCAGAGCCTGCGGATGGGGAGGATGAGAGGGAAGCTGCTCTATTTGATGATGACGACGAGGATGAGGGTGCTACAGGAGAGTGGGGATATTTACGTTCAAATAGCTTTGGCACCGGGGAACGTAGCAGGGATAAGTCTGTTGAGGAGCACAGGCGAGCCATGAAAAATGTTGTAGAAGGGCATTTTCGAGCTTTGGTCTCTCAGCTTTTGCAGGTTGAAAACCTTCCCGTACGGGATGATGATGGCAGAGAGAATTGGTTGGATATAATCACGTCTTTGTCATGGGAAGCTGCAACACTTCTGAAGCCAGATACAAGCAAGGGAGGAGGAATGGATCCTGGAGGATATGTGAAAGTTAAATGCATAGCTTCCGGGCGTCCAAGTGAAAG TGCTGTGGTTAAAGGAGTTGTTTGTAAGAAAAATGTAGCTCATCGACGAATGACTTCGAAAATAGAAAAACCTCGTTTTCTAATTCTTGGAGGAGCTTTGGAATATCAGCGTATTTCTAACCACTTGTCCAGTTTTGATACATTGTTGCAGCAG GAAATGGACCATTTGAAGATGGCAGTTGCTAAAATTGGTGCACATCATCCTAATGTTCTTTTGGTGGAGAAATCCGTGTCCCGTTATGCTCAAGATTACCTTCTTGCCAAAGATATTTCACTTGTTCTCAACATTAAGAGGCCACTCTTAGAGCGTATAGCCCGCTGCACTGGTGCCCAAATTGTTCCATCCATTGATCATCTAACATCGCCAAAGTTGGGTTATTGTGATGTGTTCCACGTGGAGAAATTTTTTGAGGAGCATGGAAGTGCCGGGCAAGGTGGAAAAAGATTGACAAAGACTCTGATGTTTTTTGAGGGTTGCCCGAAGCCTCTGGGTTATACA ATTTTACTCAAGGGTGCCAATGGAGATGAACTGAAAAAGGTGAAACATGTTGTCCAATATGGAGTTTTTGCAGCTTATCACTTGGCTCTTGAGACATCATTTCTAGCTGATGAAGGTGCCACGCTTCCAGAGCTCCCTTTAAAGTCTCCTATAACTGTTGCCTTACCCGATAAACCATCAAGTATTGACAGGTCTATTTCCATTGTACCTGGCTTTACCATCCCATCCTCCAGGAAGCCGATGGCTTCTCAATCTATTAATGAATTGCAGAAATCCAACAAAGGCGTTGTCTCAGATGGTCCATCATTTGCCAACAATTTACAAGGGGGCAAATCTACAGAGGCCAATTTATCTTGCTTGTCCAAAGGTCCTCAGACTGTGTCAAACTCCAAGGAATCTGTTTTTGACTCTGTTGAAGATGTTTCTTCCTTGAATTCACAATCTGCTTCAAGGATGGAAACCTCTTCTTGTGACTATGTTCCCTCATCAAATCTTGCATTTTGCAAGGTTGGAGTTGACCCTAAAGAATCTGTAAAAAGAAAAACAACTAGCAGTGGAGAAGATTTAACAGGTAACCAGTTTATTTCTCTTTCTCAAAAATTATCAGAAGCACCACAGCAACGTGGTGGCAGTCATCATGCTGATTGCGCTTTGTTGGCTGCATTTCATCTAGATGACCCAGGGATGGCATCCTCAAAACAAGAGCCTATTAACAATAATGAAGAGGCAGGGTCCTCGAAGGATGAGTTTAGTCCATCACCTTCAGACCACCAGAGCATTTTGGTGTCGTTATCAACACGTTGTGTGTTGAAGGGCACTGTGTGTGAACGGTCTCATCTCTTCCGGATCAAATACTATGGGAGCTTTGATAAGCCTTTGGGGCGATTTTTACAAGATCATCTATTTGATCAg AGCTCCCGTTGTCGATCATGTGAGATGCCATCTGAGGCACATGTTCATTGTTATACTCATCGGCAAGGTAGCCTGACAATATCTGTTAAGAAACTACCAGATCCTCCCTTACCAGGAGAACGGGAAGACAAGATTTGGATGTGGCATAGGTGCTTGCGATGCCCTCGGACCAATGGATTCCCTCCAGCCACAAGAAGAGTTGTAATGTCTGATGCTGCTTGGGGCTTATCCTTCGGGAAATTTTTGGAGCTTAGCTTTTCTAACCATGCAGCTGCTAGCAGAGTTGCAAGCTGTGGTCATTCCCTTCACAGAGATTGTCTTCGATTTTATGG ATTCGGGAGAATGGTTGCTTGTTTTCGATATGCTTCCATTGATGTCCATTCTGTTTATCTTCCACCTTCAAAACTGGAATTTAATCATGATAATCAGGAGTGGATACAAAGTGAAGCAAATGAG GTGAGTAACAGGGCAGAATTCCTTTTTAGTGAAGTGTACAATGCTCTTCAAAAGTTTTCAGAGAAATTATTAGGTTCAGAGTCCAATAATTGTGGCATAAAGGCACCTGAAAGAAGAAGCTGCATCGAAGAACTGGAAGCaattttccaaaaagatagaaaaGAATTTCAG GATTCTTTACAGGAAGTGCTTTGTAAGGAAGTGAAAGTTGGCCAACCTGTTATTGACATTCTTGAGGTCAATAAGTTGCGCAGGAAAATGCTCTTTCTTTCTTATATTTGGGACCAACGTCTGATACATGCATATAGTTCACTTAACAATAATATCCAGGAAGTTATAAGCAGTCCCACCCCAAAGCTTGGACTGAAGCCTACGAGTTCTGTGGAGAAGCTTGTTGAGATGAATGTTAGTCCCAAGCCAACTAAAGTCATTAGTGGCTGCAGCTCTGCCCTAGTTGAGAACAAGCCTGATATAAACATGAATCAAGTAGGCAATACTGATGAAATTAGCAAGCCAGGTGGCAGTCAGAAAGAAAAACACATGGACCAGAACTTCGATAACAGGAAGGAGGCCGAATCATCTCTTTCTTCTAGTGCAAATAGCAGCCAGAAATCTGATTCTGTGGAGTCTGAAAGAGTTAAAAGAGGAGTCCTGTCAGAAGGGGAATTTCCAAGTATGGAAAATTTATCTGACACCCTTGAGGCAGCATGGACTGGTGAAACTCATCCAGGTAGCGTACTTCCTAAGGAGAATGGTTGCAGTGTTCCTGATTCAGCTGTGGCGGATATGTCAGCTGCAGTAAGTTCAGATCCAGGAAATCGTGCTAGTGGTCGTGGTGAAATGGAAGTGGCACGTTCTCCTCAGTCTGATCTGCCTACTAAAGGACTTGAAAGTATGGAGAAGCCTATGAGCTGGGAAAGCATGCCATTTCCAAATTTTCATGACTCATTTAATAAGAATTCTTCATTCAATGTTCAAAAACTCAATGTCAGTGAGCATAATCCAGTCTATATCTCATCATTTAGGGAGTTGGAAAAGCAAAGTGGTCCCAGGTTGCTACTTCCTGTTGGTGTTAATGAGACAGTCGTGCCTGTTTATGATGATGAGCCTGCTAGTATTATAGCCTATGCACTTGTCTCATCAGATTACCATTCACAGATCTCTGAGCTGGAGAGACGAAAAGATGCTGTTGATTCTGCAGTTTCGTCATCACTTTTTGATTCAATAAACCTGCTCTCACTTAATTCTTTTAGTGACATATCTGATACTTACAGAAGCTTTGGTTCTGGTGATGATAGTATACTGTCTTTGTCTGGGTCACAAATCTCCCTGGTTTCTGACCCCCTCTTGTACACAAAGGATTTGCATGCCAGAGTTTCTTTTACCGATGATGGTCCCCTTGGGAAGGTGAAGTACTCAGTAACTTGTTACTACGCAAAGCGGTTTGAGAGCTTGAGGAGGACTTGCTGCCCTTCTGAGCTGGATTTTATACGGTCTCTCAGTCGTTGTAAGAAGTGGGACGCCCAAGGCGGCAAGAGCAAAGTCTTCTTTGCAAAAACTTTAGATGACCGATTTATCATCAAACAGGTTACAAAGACAGAACTAGAATCATTCGTCAAGTTTGGACCAGCTTATTTCAAGTATTTGTCTGATTCAATCAATACAAGAAGCCCAACTTGCCTGGCAAAGATTTTGGGCATATACCAG GTTTCATCAAAGCACCTTAAAGGAGGGAAGGAATCAAAAATGGATGTTTTGGTGATGGAAAATCTTCTCTTCAGGCGTAAGGTTACAAGGCTTTATGACCTTAAAGGATCTTCACGATCAAGGTATAATCCTGATACAAGTGGCAGTAACAAAGTTCTTCTGGATCAAAATTTGATTGAAGCAATGCCGACTTCTCCAATTTTTGTTGGAAGCAAAGCGAAGCGGTTGTTGGAGAGGGCTGTCTGGAATGACACTTCCTTTCTTGCT TTAGTTGATGTAATGGACTATTCATTACTAGTTGGGGTGGACGAGGAAAAACATGAGCTTGTTCTTGGAATAATTGATTTCATGAGGCAATACACATGGGACAAGCACCTTGAAACTTGGGTGAAGACGTCAGGCATTCTTGGCGGGCAAAACGCACCTCCAACAGTGATCTCGCCCCAACAGTACAAGAAAAGATTCAGAAAAGCTATGACTGCTTATTTTCTCATGGTGCCAGACCAGTGGTCTCCTCCGACAATTGCTCCTAGTGGGTCACAGACAGACCTTTGTGAAGAAAATACTCAAGGTGGTAACTCTGTTGAATGA